In Streptomyces sp. NBC_00704, a genomic segment contains:
- a CDS encoding LacI family DNA-binding transcriptional regulator: MVTLAEVAQHAGVSASTVSYVLSGKRSISTTTRQRVEQSIRELGYHPNAGARALASSRSNIIALMIPLRTDIYVPVMMEIAIAVATTARTHGYDVLLLTGEEGSDAVRRVTGSGLADAMILMDVELDDERLPLLRSCGQPSVLIGLPADTSGLTCVDLDFGATGALCVEHLATLGHRDIAVIGEAPAVYERHTGFAERTLDGLRGRARELGLRLLHRPCEGGYDAMAVTLARILDERPGTTGFVVQNESAVEPLLALLRQQGRAVPEDVSVVAICPDQVAVQASVRLTSVAIPAQEMGRHAVERLVAKLEGRGGDEVVLIAPELTVRASTGPAPSGA; encoded by the coding sequence ATGGTCACCCTCGCCGAGGTCGCCCAGCACGCCGGAGTCTCGGCGAGCACGGTGAGCTATGTCCTCAGTGGCAAGCGGTCCATCTCCACGACCACCCGGCAGCGCGTCGAACAGAGCATCCGGGAACTCGGCTACCACCCGAACGCGGGCGCGCGCGCCCTGGCGAGCAGCCGGTCGAACATCATCGCGCTGATGATCCCGCTGCGCACCGACATCTACGTGCCGGTGATGATGGAGATCGCCATCGCGGTGGCCACCACGGCCCGCACCCACGGGTACGACGTGCTGCTGCTCACCGGCGAGGAGGGCTCCGACGCGGTCCGCCGCGTCACCGGCAGCGGGCTCGCCGACGCGATGATCCTCATGGACGTCGAACTCGACGACGAGCGGCTGCCGTTGCTGCGCTCCTGCGGCCAGCCGTCCGTGCTGATCGGCCTGCCGGCCGACACCTCGGGTCTGACCTGCGTCGATCTGGACTTCGGGGCGACCGGCGCGCTGTGCGTGGAGCATCTGGCCACACTCGGCCACCGCGACATCGCCGTCATCGGCGAGGCCCCGGCGGTCTACGAACGGCACACCGGCTTCGCCGAGCGCACGCTCGACGGGCTGCGCGGCCGGGCGAGGGAACTCGGCCTGCGGCTGCTGCACCGCCCGTGCGAGGGCGGGTACGACGCGATGGCGGTCACCCTGGCCCGGATCCTCGACGAACGTCCGGGCACCACCGGGTTCGTCGTGCAGAACGAGTCGGCGGTGGAGCCGCTGCTCGCGCTGCTGCGCCAGCAGGGCCGGGCCGTGCCGGAGGACGTCTCGGTGGTGGCGATCTGCCCCGACCAGGTCGCCGTCCAGGCATCGGTGCGGCTGACGTCCGTGGCCATCCCCGCGCAGGAGATGGGGCGGCACGCGGTGGAACGCCTGGTCGCCAAGCTGGAGGGGCGCGGCGGCGACGAGGTCGTGCTGATCGCGCCCGAGCTGACCGTCCGGGCCAGCACGGGACCGGCGCCCTCCGGAGCCTGA